From the Flavobacterium gyeonganense genome, the window AAGGCGCGTCCCAGTAGTTGTAAACGGCTGTACGAACTATTGTCAAACAATAAAACAGGTATTTCGGTATTATCTGCACCTAAATCAATCAGTTCTGCCACTATACGATGTGTGTTTCCTGTCGTTTTAGGAAAGCGAAAGGAACCTGAATCGGTTAATATTCCGGTATAAATGCAGGTTGCGATAGTTTTGTCGATATCTTGTTTTTTGTTTAAAAACAGGATGAAATTATAAATCATTTCACAAGTAGAACCAAAAGAAGTATCAGAATAAGTGTAAGCTGCGTAATTATGTGGTTTTTCATGATGATCGATCATGATAAAAGGAACTGTTAGTTTGGCTAAAGTATGTTCCATTTCACCCGTACGATGAAAAGCATTAAAATCAAGTGTAAAGATCAGTTCGGCTTCTTCTAATATTTTGGTGCAGTTTTGAGTGTCTTTTTCAAATATTTTCACAGTTTCAGAACCTGGGAGCCAGGCTAAAAAATCAGGAAAGTCATTTGGAGCAACGACGGTTGGCTGATGATTGTTTTTTAATAAAAAATGGTATAGTGCTAACGTAGAGCCCATAGCGTCGCCATCTGGTCCTCTGTGCGGAATTATTGCAATTTTCTTTGGGGCAGCAAGCAACAATTGTATTGCCTGAATATCTTGTATTTTCATAGTGTGCGAATTTACATTTTTTTAATCTAATGTTGAAATCATTTTATAGATTAACACACTTTTACAAATTATGAGTCAGGAGTTAGAAGTTTTGGAATTTGTTTTTTTTTGATTTGAAATTTATCTTTTGATACAATTTATATTTGACACCTTTTACAATTTGAGATTTATAAATCCCTACAGAACCAGAAGAAAAATAAGCAATTGTACAGGCAATCGCAATAAAAATTCCGGGTTGTACTCCAAATAATTCCATTCCCATAATAGTACAGGCGATAGGAGTGTGGGTCGCGCCTGAAAATACAGCTACAAATCCCAAACCTGCCAAAAGTGCAATCGGCATTGGAATAATAAGGGATAAAGTGCTTCCTAAAGTAGCACCCACAAAGAATATCGGGGTTACTTCACCGCCTTTAAAGCCAGCCCCTAAAGTGAATCCTGTAAACAATATTTTAAGCAAAAAAACATACCATGGACTGGCATTTGAAAAGGAATCCACAATTATTGGAACGCCTAATCCAGAGAATTCTGTAAATCCGAAACCTGCAATGGCAATGGCTAAAATGATTCCTCCAATAAAAGGTCTTAATGGCGGAAATTTTATTTTTTTGAAAAAAAAGAACTCCAAAAATGAACATTTCTGGAAAAAAGCAAAGCAGCTAATCCAGATAATATTCCAATGATAATCGTGTAAAATAATGTAGTGCGATTAAATTCAGGAACAATTGGAATGCTATAATGTGTATGTTTTACCTGCCAGAACTCAACAGTAAAATAAGCACTATATGCCACTATAAACGACAAAGCAATGCTTTTTAAATTGATTTTACTGAAATATAAAACTTCGAGCGCAAAGATAGCACCTGCTAGAGGTGTTCCGAAAACGGATGCAAAACCTGCACTAATGCCAAGGATAATCAGAATTTTTCTTTCGGAATTATCTAATTTAAAAAGTTTTGTGAATTGATCTGCAATAGCACCTCCCATTTGTACAGCAGTTCCTTCACGTCCGGCAGATCCGCCAAATAAATGAGTAAGTAAGGTTCCTAAAAGCACTAAAGGAGCCATTTTAAACGGAATTATTTTATGGGGATTTTCATATTCCTCTAAAAGCAAGTTGTTCCCTTTTAGAACAGATTCGCCCCAATAGTAATAACTGAATCCAACTAATAGCCCGCCCAGAGGTAATAACCAGACAATCCACTCGTGTTGAATTCTAAATTTTGTAACAAATTCCAGTGAAACTAAAAAAAAAGCTGATGCAGATCCTGAAAAGAAGCCAATTAAAATACAAATGAAAGTCCATTTGAAAATTTTCAGAAATATTTTTCTTAGTTTTTGAAAGTTCATTTAAAGAAGTTTGCCACGAATTTCACCATTTAAAATGAATTTTAAAAGTCTGTGATGAAATTCGTGGCAAAAAAAATTATTCCTGTACTACAGCTGTAAATTCAATTTCAACTAAATATTCAGGTGCAACAAGTTTGCTGATTTCATAAAAACCTGTTGTAGGCTTTACTTCTTTAAAAAAAACAGCATGCGCTCTGGCTACATCTTCAAAAGTAGCAATATTGGTAGTGAAAATTCGGGTTCTGATAACGTCTTTCATTCCAACATTTAAATCTTCTAATACTTTTTCAATACGCTCCAGAATATTATAAGTTTGTGCATAAGCATCATCGGCTTTCACTTTTTCGCCATCAACAATTGCCACAGTGCCGGAAACTTCAATAATATTGCCGATTCTTACGGCACGACAATATCCCATTTTGTCTTCCCACGGTGATCCTGTTAAGATGTTTTCTCTTTTCATTATCTTCTGTTTTATGAATTTGTTTTTAAAAATTTTTAAACGAATTCAGGTTAATTAAATTGCGTTGCAATTTATAAAATATGCCGTCAAAAAGGGATAAAAATTATTTGAAATCATGCTGTAATTCGTCCTTTTTTGTGATATTTAAGTGACGAATATATAGCTATTCGATTTGATGTTGTTCAAAAAACCGGAGTCTGTTTTGAGCAGCATTCAGGCTTTGCTGCAAAACCTCAATCTTGTTTAATAAATTAGCTATAGCATCAATTCCTTCAAGATTTATTTTAAGATCGTAATGCAGCCGTATCATTTTCTCTACCGTAGGTAACTGTTCAGGGTGCAGATATTCATCTTTATCCAAAACAATAATTTCAACAAGACCATAATTGTTCAGCTCTGTTATAAAAGTATTTTCAATTTCGTGATACAGACAAAATTGTTTAATCTGAATTAAATTTTTGTTACTCATGATTTCTTATTTTAGATAATTCCTGAAATAAATCTTTTTCCCTTTCGGATAATTGGGTTGGTATTTTTAATTTATAGGTAATAAATAAATCACCAAACTGATTTTCCTTTTTATATACCGGAAATCCTTTTCCTTTTAGCTTCACTTTTGTTCCGGTTTGTGTTTCTGCCGGGACTTTTATTTTTACTTTTCCATCAAAAGTTTTGACATTAATCTCACCTCCTAAAATGGCAGTATATAAATCAAGATCTACATCAACGTACAAATTATTGCCTTCGCGTTTAAAATCAGAATTATTCTCAATCAGAAACGTAATATATAGATCGCCATTTGGGCCTCCGTTTGCACCTGATCCCCCATGTCCGGGTATTTTTATCACCTGACCATTTTCAACTCCGGCCGGAATTGTGATCCTGATGTTTTTTCCGTTAACGGTCAGGCT encodes:
- a CDS encoding DHH family phosphoesterase — translated: MKIQDIQAIQLLLAAPKKIAIIPHRGPDGDAMGSTLALYHFLLKNNHQPTVVAPNDFPDFLAWLPGSETVKIFEKDTQNCTKILEEAELIFTLDFNAFHRTGEMEHTLAKLTVPFIMIDHHEKPHNYAAYTYSDTSFGSTCEMIYNFILFLNKKQDIDKTIATCIYTGILTDSGSFRFPKTTGNTHRIVAELIDLGADNTEIPVLLFDNSSYSRLQLLGRALQNMKILSAHKTSYTSLTQDELDSFNYVKGDTEGIVNYGLSIKDIIFTAIFIENKDENIIKISFRSQGGFDVNQFARDYFNGGGHINAAGGKSEVSMEETLKKFEDLVTKLKI
- a CDS encoding RidA family protein; amino-acid sequence: MKRENILTGSPWEDKMGYCRAVRIGNIIEVSGTVAIVDGEKVKADDAYAQTYNILERIEKVLEDLNVGMKDVIRTRIFTTNIATFEDVARAHAVFFKEVKPTTGFYEISKLVAPEYLVEIEFTAVVQE
- a CDS encoding chaperone modulator CbpM, whose product is MSNKNLIQIKQFCLYHEIENTFITELNNYGLVEIIVLDKDEYLHPEQLPTVEKMIRLHYDLKINLEGIDAIANLLNKIEVLQQSLNAAQNRLRFFEQHQIE